A section of the Roseovarius sp. W115 genome encodes:
- a CDS encoding ABC transporter permease codes for MVSLILKRLSLGLVTLWLVSVIIFVGIETLPGDACTAYLERDAQGQLLDNCRAALGLDKPAITRYLEWAAAAVQGDFGVSVDGETHITSEVALRVKNSILLAAGALSVGVPLAIFLGVVAGLWRDSFPDLFVSTAAIFAMTIPEFVTATILVLVFAIWLGWLPAVVLTPADAPALDFFPEFVPASIVLTFVMVAHIMRMVRSSVIEVMASEFVQMAQLKGVPYWRIVFRHALPSALLPAINVVALTVAWLLGGVVVVEVVFNYPGLGRMMIDAISDRNLPVIQAITLLVAATYVVINLVADLLTILLNPRQRSQLGRM; via the coding sequence ATGGTTAGTCTGATTCTGAAAAGGTTGAGCTTGGGTCTGGTCACGTTGTGGCTGGTCTCTGTCATCATTTTTGTCGGCATCGAAACTCTGCCGGGCGATGCCTGTACAGCCTATCTGGAGCGCGATGCACAGGGGCAGCTTCTGGACAACTGCCGGGCTGCTCTGGGCCTCGATAAACCCGCGATCACCCGCTACCTCGAGTGGGCTGCAGCCGCCGTGCAAGGCGATTTTGGTGTCTCAGTGGATGGCGAAACACACATTACGTCCGAGGTGGCGCTGCGTGTTAAAAACTCCATCCTGCTGGCGGCAGGTGCGCTGAGTGTTGGTGTTCCTCTTGCGATTTTCCTAGGTGTCGTCGCCGGACTGTGGCGTGACAGCTTTCCCGACTTGTTCGTATCCACTGCGGCGATCTTTGCCATGACCATCCCGGAGTTTGTCACGGCAACGATCCTTGTTCTGGTCTTCGCAATCTGGCTTGGCTGGTTGCCGGCGGTTGTTCTGACGCCTGCAGATGCCCCGGCCCTTGATTTCTTTCCGGAATTTGTTCCCGCCTCCATCGTGCTCACCTTTGTCATGGTGGCGCATATCATGCGCATGGTGCGGTCTTCGGTGATCGAAGTCATGGCCAGTGAATTTGTTCAGATGGCCCAACTCAAAGGCGTGCCATACTGGCGCATTGTCTTTCGTCACGCACTGCCCTCGGCCCTCTTGCCTGCGATCAACGTGGTTGCTCTCACCGTGGCATGGCTCTTGGGTGGGGTGGTCGTGGTTGAGGTCGTCTTCAACTATCCGGGCCTTGGCCGCATGATGATCGACGCTATTTCCGACCGAAATCTGCCGGTGATCCAGGCGATCACATTGCTCGTTGCAGCGACCTATGTGGTGATCAACCTGGTGGCTGATCTGCTGACAATCTTGCTCAACCCGCGGCAAAGGTCGCAATTGGGGCGGATGTGA
- a CDS encoding thioesterase family protein yields the protein MPDPKLFMSNLHAIEADWIDYNNHLNMGYNTVLFDRGADEAYAVLGFGPDYAEERGLTTYTAEFHIRYMRELKLGDKVRIAFRIVDHDEKRFHSYQEMYHEDGWMAATGESMVLHVDMSGPKVAPMPVDILNNVKAMARTQSDMPQPEAVGAAISLRRMR from the coding sequence ATGCCTGATCCCAAACTTTTCATGTCCAACCTGCACGCCATTGAGGCCGACTGGATAGACTACAATAATCACCTCAACATGGGCTACAATACCGTCCTTTTTGATCGCGGTGCGGATGAGGCTTATGCGGTGCTGGGCTTCGGTCCTGACTACGCCGAGGAACGGGGGCTGACCACGTACACAGCCGAATTTCACATTCGCTACATGCGTGAGCTAAAACTTGGGGACAAAGTACGCATCGCCTTTCGTATCGTCGATCACGATGAAAAACGGTTCCACAGTTATCAGGAAATGTACCACGAAGATGGTTGGATGGCAGCGACAGGTGAATCCATGGTTTTGCATGTGGATATGTCAGGCCCAAAGGTGGCGCCCATGCCCGTAGACATCCTGAACAACGTGAAAGCCATGGCCCGCACCCAGTCTGACATGCCGCAGCCGGAGGCTGTTGGCGCGGCGATCAGCCTGCGCCGAATGCGTTGA
- a CDS encoding FadR/GntR family transcriptional regulator — protein sequence MSTSVTSDDPGIVIPGQIGATVQIVVDTLFARIKSEEYQRDTRLPSERTLAAELGVARNTVREALDVLESQNVILRRPGSGSFVTYRSSPRAAMTADSVAGETSPLDHLVVRGILEPEIVRLAVVNMTPRMVSDMAKTLSQIEAVTTDLDAFIALEEKLYVQIAEGTGNALLASCYRLAVETYRQSFRTELRRRSLTPKRVQDYQKRYNTLYNAIASRDVAQAVEFIKLHLVEEQKLLLQDG from the coding sequence ATGAGCACGTCTGTAACATCCGACGATCCCGGCATTGTCATCCCAGGCCAGATCGGGGCCACGGTCCAGATCGTGGTGGATACGCTTTTTGCGCGGATAAAGTCTGAGGAATATCAAAGAGATACGCGCCTTCCGTCTGAGCGAACTCTGGCGGCGGAGTTGGGTGTGGCGCGCAACACAGTGCGCGAAGCGCTGGATGTGCTGGAGAGCCAGAACGTGATCCTGCGGCGGCCCGGATCTGGCAGCTTTGTCACCTACAGGTCCAGCCCCCGCGCCGCCATGACCGCCGACAGCGTGGCAGGCGAAACCAGCCCGCTCGACCACCTTGTGGTACGGGGCATTCTGGAGCCCGAGATTGTACGGCTGGCCGTGGTGAACATGACACCGCGCATGGTGTCGGACATGGCCAAAACGCTGTCTCAGATCGAAGCGGTCACAACCGATCTCGATGCCTTTATCGCCTTGGAAGAAAAGCTTTATGTGCAGATCGCGGAGGGCACGGGCAACGCCCTTTTGGCGTCGTGCTACAGGCTGGCGGTCGAAACCTACCGCCAGAGCTTTCGCACCGAGCTGCGCCGCCGAAGCCTCACGCCCAAACGCGTGCAGGACTACCAAAAACGCTACAACACGCTTTATAACGCCATCGCTTCTCGCGATGTGGCGCAAGCAGTGGAATTCATCAAACTGCACCTCGTGGAAGAGCAAAAACTACTCTTGCAGGACGGATAA
- the betI gene encoding transcriptional regulator BetI, with the protein MPKVGMEPVRRRQIIEAVMDCIHSEGFENTSLKAIARYAGVAPSHILYYFGDKNAVIAAVYRHLYVRLGAATRVRLKQSSSPLDRLNAVLEAQVSAEMVTPRVVATWFAISAQAMNTPALARLEKINTRRMTSNIVHDLRSLGFRRNDARTLSLEYLAMVYGLWTLLAHGTVSNADDARNILRRFLEARLSSQKIAQPN; encoded by the coding sequence ATGCCCAAGGTTGGAATGGAGCCGGTACGCCGCAGACAAATAATCGAGGCCGTCATGGATTGCATCCATTCGGAAGGCTTCGAAAACACAAGTCTCAAAGCCATAGCGCGTTATGCTGGCGTCGCGCCAAGTCATATTCTTTACTACTTCGGCGATAAGAATGCCGTTATTGCTGCTGTCTATCGCCACTTATACGTGAGGCTGGGCGCCGCCACACGTGTGCGATTGAAACAATCGAGCTCACCTCTGGATCGCCTCAACGCTGTTCTTGAGGCGCAAGTCAGCGCCGAAATGGTCACACCCCGGGTGGTCGCGACTTGGTTTGCCATAAGCGCACAGGCCATGAATACGCCAGCCCTGGCCCGGTTGGAGAAAATCAATACGAGACGCATGACCAGTAATATTGTGCACGACTTGCGCAGCTTGGGGTTCCGTAGAAATGACGCAAGAACGCTCTCATTGGAATATCTTGCCATGGTCTATGGTCTATGGACTCTGCTGGCCCACGGAACTGTTTCGAATGCTGATGACGCACGAAACATTCTCAGACGGTTTTTGGAAGCGAGGCTGAGCAGCCAAAAAATTGCACAGCCAAATTGA
- a CDS encoding ABC transporter substrate-binding protein, whose amino-acid sequence MDTSSFAQRLAISGAMPRLSVGMTNTVDIGFLAPLSGQAVSWGLPGLHGCRIWENWLNRAGGVLINGRRYPIAIHAQDCGDTEQTAREGAAQLLQTHDIKLMMMLGGDAYAAVADDLHARRILTSTLLPSDLSPDSPYLIAPSEVHPVYVVTGVEWLTRTRPELKTVALCAQQDGMGLPSLATYRAAFKAAGIEIVKEVQYPAEGASAEDVAGPMLAAKPDILCWCTSYTPMVHALTEYAAAQGYGGQILSCTLDHYQKLVERLGRDFMEGVTFQFPDFDDPALSEKAFFFNQPNAFFEEYNSRYPDGWTAVSWEYAAILDIWHAAVEKADSVTPSSVLAAMKQLGHVTHAFGPAEWWGTDMFGIDNALIGDWPVVRIEKGRARVVEFGSVPGWLRQHEALLRAEMQDLGQMWDQRLGRAEHGPELGARVIG is encoded by the coding sequence ATCGATACCTCCAGCTTCGCCCAAAGACTGGCCATCTCCGGCGCCATGCCACGTCTGTCGGTGGGCATGACCAATACGGTGGATATTGGGTTTCTGGCGCCCTTGTCCGGTCAGGCTGTATCTTGGGGTCTGCCCGGGCTACACGGATGCCGCATCTGGGAAAACTGGCTGAACCGGGCGGGCGGCGTGCTCATCAATGGGCGGCGGTATCCGATTGCCATTCATGCCCAAGACTGTGGCGATACCGAACAGACCGCGCGGGAAGGTGCGGCACAGCTTTTACAGACCCATGACATCAAGCTGATGATGATGTTAGGCGGGGATGCTTACGCAGCTGTGGCCGATGACTTGCACGCGCGTCGCATCCTGACCTCGACACTTCTGCCCTCCGATCTGTCTCCGGATTCGCCATACCTGATCGCGCCCTCCGAGGTGCACCCTGTCTATGTTGTGACGGGCGTCGAGTGGCTCACCCGTACCCGGCCAGAGCTGAAAACCGTGGCCCTCTGCGCCCAACAGGATGGCATGGGCCTGCCATCTCTCGCCACCTACCGCGCGGCCTTCAAGGCGGCGGGCATCGAGATTGTCAAAGAGGTGCAATACCCCGCCGAAGGTGCCTCCGCCGAGGATGTCGCGGGGCCCATGCTGGCGGCCAAGCCCGATATCCTTTGCTGGTGCACCAGCTATACGCCCATGGTGCATGCCCTGACAGAATATGCAGCCGCGCAGGGGTATGGCGGTCAAATCCTGTCCTGTACGTTGGATCACTACCAGAAACTGGTGGAGCGACTGGGGCGAGACTTCATGGAAGGTGTCACCTTCCAGTTCCCTGATTTTGACGACCCTGCACTCAGTGAAAAAGCGTTCTTCTTCAATCAGCCCAATGCCTTCTTTGAAGAATATAACAGCCGCTATCCTGACGGCTGGACCGCGGTGAGCTGGGAATACGCCGCCATCCTCGATATCTGGCATGCCGCAGTAGAGAAGGCCGACAGTGTCACGCCGTCCTCAGTATTGGCCGCAATGAAACAGTTGGGCCATGTCACCCACGCCTTTGGCCCAGCCGAATGGTGGGGCACAGATATGTTTGGCATCGACAATGCGTTGATAGGCGATTGGCCCGTGGTGCGCATTGAAAAGGGCCGCGCAAGAGTGGTCGAATTTGGCTCTGTGCCGGGTTGGCTCAGGCAGCACGAAGCGCTCTTGCGAGCCGAGATGCAGGATCTGGGCCAGATGTGGGACCAAAGGCTTGGCCGCGCCGAACACGGGCCTGAACTGGGCGCGCGGGTGATTGGATGA
- a CDS encoding aromatic ring-hydroxylating oxygenase subunit alpha yields the protein MTQEIFDWPNRELEAAQTLPSRYFFDPAIFDAEKRAIFYKAWHFACHPNEIEEPGQFVVVDIFDQSVIIVRGRDGEIRAFHNVCQHRGNRLVTERRGHVRTFVCAYHAWTYGLGGELRGAPRTERLEGFDKSKFGLKAVRVEYFAGFVYFNLYEDAAPMTNLFPGAEAYFLDLCPDIKDMRLDSEEDMVVPVNWKVIVDNAIESYHVMLSGPCHKELADFLDFEKDLPICRGNWWTLGGPVKPGLDKMFGVPIGDEPYQTETYMNWWLFPATCLYFVPYTDLVSTFLIIPTGPEETFVRFGYYTPNRPETKITSACKDWMNGGLGPEDIELNLTVQKGLKSFGFDQGRYMIDAERSAESEHAVHHFHNLVHGALTSHQ from the coding sequence ATGACACAGGAAATCTTCGATTGGCCAAACCGCGAGCTTGAAGCGGCGCAAACCCTTCCATCACGATACTTTTTTGACCCGGCGATCTTCGATGCCGAGAAGCGCGCGATTTTCTACAAGGCCTGGCACTTTGCCTGTCATCCGAACGAAATTGAGGAGCCGGGCCAGTTTGTCGTCGTCGATATTTTCGACCAAAGCGTCATCATTGTGCGCGGAAGAGATGGCGAAATTCGTGCGTTTCACAATGTATGCCAGCACCGGGGCAACAGACTGGTGACCGAGCGCCGGGGTCATGTCAGGACATTCGTATGTGCGTATCATGCGTGGACATACGGTCTTGGTGGAGAGCTTCGTGGTGCGCCACGCACCGAACGATTGGAGGGTTTTGACAAGTCAAAGTTTGGACTGAAAGCCGTGCGTGTTGAGTATTTTGCAGGGTTTGTTTACTTTAATCTGTATGAAGACGCTGCGCCCATGACGAACCTCTTTCCAGGCGCGGAGGCTTACTTTCTCGATCTTTGTCCCGATATCAAAGACATGCGGCTTGACAGTGAGGAAGACATGGTCGTGCCCGTGAACTGGAAAGTGATCGTCGACAACGCCATTGAATCCTATCACGTAATGCTGTCGGGCCCCTGCCACAAAGAGCTGGCTGACTTTCTCGATTTCGAGAAGGATTTACCCATCTGTCGGGGAAATTGGTGGACATTGGGAGGGCCAGTAAAGCCGGGACTCGACAAGATGTTTGGCGTTCCGATTGGTGACGAGCCTTACCAGACAGAGACCTACATGAATTGGTGGCTCTTTCCCGCCACGTGCTTGTACTTCGTGCCCTACACTGACCTTGTATCGACTTTTCTGATTATTCCGACGGGGCCAGAAGAAACCTTTGTGCGCTTTGGATATTACACCCCAAACCGCCCGGAAACGAAGATCACCTCTGCGTGCAAGGACTGGATGAACGGCGGTTTGGGGCCGGAAGACATTGAGTTGAACCTCACGGTGCAGAAGGGCCTGAAGTCATTCGGCTTTGATCAGGGGCGATACATGATTGACGCGGAACGGAGTGCAGAGAGCGAGCATGCCGTACATCACTTTCACAATCTGGTCCACGGTGCGCTGACGTCGCATCAGTAG
- a CDS encoding ABC transporter permease, with translation MAQVEQIRQDRPSLLRRWINILREAGSRPSGAIGIFLVTLHVVVAILSPWIVPHDAITMGSDEILAPPTSNHWLGTDALGRDVFSRVLQGGRQALIVCGIATPLAMLWGGLLGIYLGLRGGWIDEVAMRLVDAVLSLPGILPLMVVVVMFDGGNLVLILTLGFLFGIPVIRVVRAATHGVVARDFIVAARARGHKRGNIMWRELLPNVFDVVMVEGAMRLSWMLLSFSALSFLGYGVAPPTPDWGQEVSEARVYMSLAPWGVLGPMFALSSLIIGVNLTADALAKTLGLDRSQRAVV, from the coding sequence ATGGCGCAGGTGGAACAGATAAGACAAGACCGACCCTCGCTTTTGCGACGCTGGATCAACATCTTGCGCGAAGCAGGCAGCAGACCGTCCGGCGCGATCGGTATCTTTCTGGTCACTTTGCATGTCGTGGTGGCTATCCTTAGCCCTTGGATTGTGCCGCATGACGCCATCACAATGGGGTCAGATGAAATACTCGCCCCGCCCACCTCCAATCATTGGCTGGGCACCGATGCGTTGGGCAGAGATGTGTTCAGCCGCGTTTTGCAAGGCGGGCGGCAGGCGCTGATTGTCTGTGGTATTGCCACACCGCTGGCGATGCTTTGGGGTGGGCTTCTGGGGATTTACCTCGGTCTGCGGGGCGGTTGGATCGATGAGGTCGCAATGCGGCTGGTTGATGCGGTCCTGTCATTGCCGGGTATACTGCCGCTCATGGTCGTGGTGGTGATGTTCGATGGGGGAAACCTCGTGCTGATCCTGACGCTCGGCTTCCTTTTCGGCATCCCCGTCATCCGCGTGGTGCGCGCCGCAACACATGGCGTTGTCGCCCGTGATTTTATTGTTGCCGCCCGCGCCCGCGGCCACAAACGCGGTAACATCATGTGGCGAGAGCTTCTTCCCAACGTGTTCGATGTGGTCATGGTCGAAGGGGCCATGCGACTGAGCTGGATGCTGCTGAGCTTTTCCGCACTTTCCTTTTTGGGCTACGGTGTGGCTCCGCCCACACCCGACTGGGGCCAGGAAGTCTCTGAGGCGCGGGTCTACATGTCTTTGGCCCCCTGGGGCGTTCTGGGCCCGATGTTCGCGCTCAGCTCTCTCATCATCGGTGTGAATCTGACAGCAGATGCACTGGCCAAAACACTGGGCCTCGATCGTTCACAACGGGCGGTGGTGTAG